The proteins below come from a single Papaver somniferum cultivar HN1 chromosome 11, ASM357369v1, whole genome shotgun sequence genomic window:
- the LOC113323964 gene encoding calmodulin-binding transcription activator 6-like: MGLREEEAIGIVGLNQEFREESRWFHSHCQGIEGVVDVVKMKWSGLLPSDNVNKHDSSFHGSTNTTSVHPSIDGTLPTGGHFQTVVTQANSNVGKEGFEPMVEGADGLLAQDSFGRWMNYVMTESPGSLDNPSGGSSISNGYGSNINGEVDHHHSSMHKQVFTITEISPTWAFSSEETKVIVIGYFNGGPSHLADSDLLMILGDECIPAEMIQHGVYRCKALPHSPGLVNLHLSMDGQTPISQVMSFEYRSPSVVNEVASPNDEPSRDEFQIQIRLAHLLFSSSNSLSILSNKASPTVLKEAKKFAHSTSSIIKDWDYLIKSAMNNDISFQQAQKSLFEITLKNKLHEWLLERVIEGSKISARDHQGLGIIHLCAILGYTWVVRPFSRSGLSLDFRDSRGWMALHYAAHFGRYGYPILVNRTLHL; this comes from the exons ATGGGTCTGAG agaagaagaagccatAGGAATTGTGGGTTTGAATCAAGAGTTCAGGGAAGAATCAAGATGGTTTCATAGTCATTGTCAAGGAATTGAAGGAGTTGTCGATGTTGTGAAGATGAAATGG AGCGGCCTTCTTCCATCTGACAATGTAAATAAGCATGATTCATCCTTTCACGGTTCTACAAACACAACTTCTGTGCATCCTTCAATTGATGGTACACTTCCAACCGGTGGACACTTTCAGACTGTGGTTACTCAAGCAAACTCAAATGTCGGGAAAGAAGGCTTTGAGCCAATGGTAGAGGGTGCAGATGGTTTGCTGGCACAAGACAGTTTCGGAAGGTGGATGAACTACGTGATGACCGAATCCCCAGGTTCATTAGACAATCCATCTGGTGGATCCTCGATTTCAAATGGTTATGGATCGAATATAAATGGGGAAGTGGATCATCATCACTCCTCTATGCATAAACAAGTTTTCACCATTACTGAAATTTCACCTACATGGGCTTTTTCATCTGAAGAAACAAAG GTCATAGTGATCGGATATTTTAATGGAGGACCATCACATCTTGCCGATTCGGATTTACTTATGATATTAGGTGACGAATGTATTCCAGCTGAAATGATTCAACACGGGGTATATCGGTGCAAGGCTTTACCACATTCTCCTGGGTTGGTAAACCTACATTTGAGCATGGATGGTCAAACTCCTATTAGCCAAGTTATGAGTTTTGAGTATCGCTCTCCTTCAGTGGTAAATGAGGTGGCTTCACCTAACGATGAACCTAGCAGGGATGAATTCCAGATTCAGATTAGGCTTGCACATCTGCTCTTCTCATCAAGCAACAGCCTGAGCATCCTATCAAACAAGGCATCTCCAACTGTGTTAAAGGAAGCAAAAAAGTTTGCACACTCAACCTCATCCATTATCAAAGATTGGGACTATTTGATTAAGTCAGCTATGAACAATGATATCTCATTTCAACAGGCGCAAAAAAGTTTGTTTGAGATCACTTTGAAGAACAAATTACATGAGTGGCTTTTGGAAAGAGTAATTGAGGGGTCAAAGATCAGTGCTCGTGATCATCAAGGTCTTGGGATAATTCATTTGTGTGCAATTTTAGGTTATACTTGGGTTGTTCGACCGTTTTCACGTTCTGGCCTCTCCTTGGATTTCCGCGACTCTCGTGGATGGATGGCTTTGCATTACGCTGCACACTTTGGAAGGTATGGTTATCCTATTCTAGTAAATCGGACGCTCCACCTGTAG